Proteins encoded in a region of the Eschrichtius robustus isolate mEscRob2 chromosome 16, mEscRob2.pri, whole genome shotgun sequence genome:
- the YPEL3 gene encoding protein yippee-like 3 produces MVRISKPKTFQAYLDDCHRRYSCAHCRAHLANHDDLISKSFQGSQGRAYLFNSVVNVGCGPAEERVLLTGLHAVADIHCENCKTTLGWKYEQAFESSQKYKEGKYIIELNHMIKDNGWD; encoded by the exons ATGGTGCGGATTTCAAAGCCCAAGACGTTTCAGGCCTACTTGGATGATTGTCACCGGAGGTATAGCTGTGCCCACTGCCGTGCTCACCTGGCCAACCACGACGACCTCATCTCCAAG TCCTTCCAGGGTAGTCAGGGGCGTGCCTACCTCTTCAACTCTGT GGTGAACGTGGGCTGCGGGCCAGCCGAGGAGCGGGTGCTGCTGACAGGCCTCCATGCTGTTGCTGACATCCACTGCGAAAACTGCAAGACCACTTTGGGCTGGAAATAT GAACAGGCCTTCGAGAGCAGCCAGAAGTACAAAGAGGGGAAGTACATCATTGAACTCAACCACATGATCAAAGACAATGGCTGGGACTGA
- the PPP4C gene encoding serine/threonine-protein phosphatase 4 catalytic subunit gives MAEISDLDRQIEQLRRCELIKESEVKALCAKAREILVEESNVQRVDSPVTVCGDIHGQFYDLKELFRVGGDVPETNYLFMGDFVDRGFYSVETFLLLLALKVRYPDRITLIRGNHESRQITQVYGFYDECLRKYGSVTVWRYCTEIFDYLSLSAIIDGKIFCVHGGLSPSIQTLDQIRTIDRKQEVPHDGPMCDLLWSDPEDTTGWGVSPRGAGYLFGSDVVAQFNAANDIDMICRAHQLVMEGYKWHFNETVLTVWSAPNYCYRCGNVAAILELDEHLQKDFIIFEAAPQETRGIPSKKPVADYFL, from the exons ATGGCGGAGATCAGCGACCTGGACCGGCAGATAGAGCAGCTGCGGCGCTGCGAGCTCATCAAAGAGAGCGAAGTCAAGGCCCTGTGCGCTAAGGCTAG AGAGATCTTGGTGGAGGAGAGCAACGTGCAGAGGGTGGACTCGCCAGTCACA GTATGCGGTGACATCCATGGACAATTCTATGACCTCAAGGAGCTGTTCAGA gTGGGAGGCGACGTCCCTGAGACTAACTACCTCTTCATGGGGGACTTTGTGGATCGTGGTTTCTACAGCGTCGAAACGTTCCTCCTGCTGTTGGCACTTAAG GTTCGCTATCCTGACCGCATCACCCTGATCCGGGGCAACCACGAAAGCCGTCAGATCACCCAGGTCTACGGCTTCTATGACGAGTGTCTGCGCAAGTACGGCTCGGTGACCGTGTGGCGCTACTGCACTGAGATCTTTGACTACCTCAGCCTGTCGGCCATCATCGATGGCAAG ATCTTCTGTGTGCACGGGGGCCTTTCCCCCTCCATCCAGACACTGGACCAGATCCGGACAATTGACCGAAAGCAAGAGGTGCCTCATGACGGGCCCATGTGTGACCTGCTCTGGTCCGACCCTGAAG ACACAACAGGCTGGGGCGTGAGCCCCCGTGGGGCTGGCTACCTATTTGGCAGTGACGTGGTGGCCCAGTTCAATGCAGCCAACGACATTGACATGATCTGCCGTGCCCACCAACTGGTGATGGAAGGTTATAAGTGGCACTTCAACGAGACTGTACTCACTGTGTGGTCGGCACCCAACTACTGCTACCG CTGTGGGAATGTGGCAGCCATCTTGGAGCTGGACGAGCATCTCCAGAAAGATTTCATCATCTTTGAGGCCGCTCCCCAAGAGACACGGGGCATCCCCTCCAAAAAGCCCGTGGCTGACTACTTCCTGTGA
- the ALDOA gene encoding fructose-bisphosphate aldolase A → MPHQHPALTPEQKKELSDIAHRIVAPGKGILAADESTGSIAKRLQSIGTENTEENRRFYRQLLLTADDRVNPCIGGVILFHETLYQKTDDGRPFPQVIKAKGGVVGIKVDKGVVPLAGTNGETTTQGLDGLSERCAQYKKDGADFAKWRCVLKIGEHTPSTLAIMENANVLARYASICQQNGIVPIVEPEILPDGDHDLKRCQYVTEKVLAAVYKALSAHHVYLEGTLLKPNMVTPGHACTHKYSHEEIAMATVTALRRTVPPAVPGITFLSGGQSEEEASINLSAINKCHLLKPWALTFSYGRALQASALKAWGGKKENLKAAQEEYIKRALANSLACQGKYTPSGKAGAAASESLFISNHAY, encoded by the exons ATGCCCCACCAACACCCAGCACTGACCCCGGAGCAGAAGAAGGAGCTCTCTGACATCGCTCACCGGATCGTGGCTCCGGGCAAGGGCATCCTGGCTGCAGATGAGTCCACCG GGAGCATTGCCAAGCGACTGCAGTCCATTGGCACTGAGAACACCGAGGAGAACCGGCGCTTCTACCGCCAACTGCTGCTGACTGCCGACGACCGCGTGAATCCCTGCATTGGGGGCGTCATCCTCTTTCATGAGACGCTCTACCAGAAGACAGATGATGGGCGTCCCTTCCCGCAAGTTATCAAAGCCAAGGGCGGTGTTGTGGGCATCAAG GTAGACAAGGGTGTAGTACCCCTGGCAGGAACAAACGGCGAGACAACCACCCAAG GGCTGGATGGGCTGTCGGAGCGCTGTGCCCAGTACAAGAAGGACGGAGCTGACTTTGCCAAGTGGCGCTGTGTGCTGAAGATAGGGGAACACACCCCCTCCACCCTCGCCATCATGGAAAACGCCAACGTCCTGGCCCGTTATGCCAGCATCTGCCAGCAG AATGGCATTGTGCCCATCGTGGAGCCTGAGATCCTCCCTGATGGGGACCATGACTTGAAACGCTGTCAGTATGTAACCGAGAAG GTGCTGGCTGCTGTCTACAAGGCTCTGAGTGCCCACCACGTCTACCTGGAAGGCACCTTGCTGAAGCCCAATATGGTAACCCCAGGCCACGCCTGCACCCATAAATATTCTCACGAGGAGATTGCCATGGCAACTGTCACAGCGCTGCGTCGCACAGTGCCCCCCGCTGTCCCTG GGATCACCTTCCTATCTGGAGGCCAGAGTGAGGAGGAGGCATCCATCAACCTCAGCGCCATCAACAAGTGCCACCTGCTGAAGCCGTGGGCCCTGACCTTCTCTTATGGCCGAGCCCTGCAGGCCTCTGCCCTGAAGGCCTGGGGTGGAAAGAAGGAGAACCTGAAGGCTGCACAGGAAGAATACATCAAGCGAGCCCTG GCCAACAGCCTTGCCTGCCAAGGAAAGTACACCCCAAGTGGTAAGGCAGGGGCTGCAGCCAGTGAGTCCCTCTTCATCTCTAACCATGCCTACTAA
- the GDPD3 gene encoding lysophospholipase D GDPD3 isoform X3, with translation MSPLLYYALPALSSYVMLSIFFLRRPRLLHTPWVSAFCPRLGAHRGGSGERLENTMEAMENAMAQKADLLELDCQLTRDGVVVVSHDKNLYRQSGVNRDVGSLDFEELPLYKEELEVYFSPGHFAHGSDRHMVRLEDVFRRFPWTPMSLEVKEQNEELIRKIAGLVRHYERDEITIWASEKSSVMKKCKAANPEMPTAFTISRGFWVLLLYYLGLLPFISIPERFLISFLPTIINRETQGADHGTTSPQDLLPIFLLWAESAGGCGFQMAYHEEKSDPTPGAARGAGGILVP, from the exons ATGAGCCCTCTGCTGTACTACGCCCTTCCCGCCCTGAGCAGCTATGTCATGCTCTCCATCTTCTTCCTGCGCCGGCCTCGCCTGCTGCATACGCCATGGGTTTCAGCCTTCTGTCCCCGCCTGGGGGCCCACCGGGGAG GATCTGGAGAGCGCCTGGAGAACACCATGGAGGCCATGGAGAA CGCCATGGCCCAGAAAGCCGACCTCCTGGAGCTCGACTGCCAGCTGACTCGGGATGGCGTGGTGGTGGTGTCACACGACAAGAACCTGTACCGCCAGTCAGGCGTGAATAGGGATGTGGGCAGCCTGGACTTTGAG GAGCTGCCCCTCTACAAGGAAGAGCTGGAGGTTTACTTCTCGCCGG GCCACTTTGCACACGGGTCAGACAGGCACATGGTGCGTCTGGAGGACGTGTTCCGGAGGTTCCCGTGGACGCCCATGAGCTTGGAAGTCAAAGAGCAAAATGAAGAGCTCATTCGCAAG ataGCGGGCCTGGTGAGGCACTATGAACGCGATGAAATCACCATCTGGGCCTCGGAGAAGAGCTCAGTCATGAAGAAGTGCAAGGCCGCT AACCCCGAGATGCCCACCGCCTTCACAATAAGCCGAGGATTCTGGGTGCTGCTGCTCTATTACCTGGGGCTGCTGCCCTTCATCTCGATCCCTGAGAGGTTCCTCATCTCTTTCCTGCCCACCATCATCAACAG AGAGACCCAAGGGGCTGACCACGGCACCACCTCTCCACAGGACCTACTTCCCATTTTCCTGCTCTGGGCTGAATCAGCTGGCGGCTGTGGTTTCCAAATG GCTTATCATGAGGAAAAGTCTGATCCAACACCTGGAGCAGCGAGGGGTGCAG GTGGTATTTTGGTGCCTTAA
- the MAPK3 gene encoding mitogen-activated protein kinase 3 isoform X1 produces MAAAAAAQGGGGGEPRGTDGVGPGVPGEVEIVKGQPFDVGPRYTQLQYIGEGAYGMVSSAYDHVRKTRVAIKKISPFEHQTYCQRTLREIQILLRFRHENVIGIRDILRAPTLEAMRDVYIVQDLMETDLYKLLKSQQLSNDHICYFLYQILRGLKYIHSANVLHRDLKPSNLLINTTCDLKICDFGLARIADPEHDHTGFLTEYVATRWYRAPEIMLNSKGYTKSIDIWSVGCILAEMLSNRPIFPGKHYLDQLNHILGILGSPSQEDLNCIINMKARNYLQSLPSKTKVAWAKLFPKSDPKALDLLDRMLTFNPNKRITVEEALAHPYLEQYYDPTDEVGQPPAAGLAGRWMGGHPSVPVLSLPTSLPPQPVAEEPFTFDMELDDLPKERLKELIFQETARFQPGVLEAP; encoded by the exons atggcggcggcggcggcggctcaggggggcgggggcggggagcccCGGGGAACTGATGGGGTCGGCCCGGGGGTCCCGGGGGAAGTAGAGATAGTAAAGGGGCAGCCGTTCGACGTGGGCCCGCGCTACACGCAGCTGCAGTACATCGGCGAGGGCGCGTATGGCATGGTCAG CTCAGCTTACGACCACGTGCGCAAGACTCGAGTGGCCATCAAGAAAATCAGCCCCTTTGAGCATCAGACCTACTGCCAGCGTACGTTGCGAGAGATCCAGATCTTGCTGCGCTTCCGCCATGAGAACGTCATCGGCATCCGAGACATTCTGCGGGCACCCACCCTGGAAGCCATGAGGGATGT CTACATTGTGCAAGACCTGATGGAGACAGACCTGTACAAGTTGCTTAAAAGCCAGCAGCTGAGCAACGACCACATCTGCTACTTCCTCTACCAAATCCTGCGGGGCCTCAAGTATATCCACTCCGCCAACGTGCTCCACCGGGATTTAAAGCCCTCCAACCTGCTCATCAACACCACCTGCGACCTTAAG ATCTGTGATTTTGGTCTTGCCCGGATCGCCGATCCTGAGCACGACCACACTGGCTTTCTGACGGAATACGTGGCCACACGCTGGTACCGGGCCCCAGAGATCATGCTTAACTCCAAG ggCTACACCAAGTCCATCGACATCTGGTCTGTGGGCTGCATTCTGGCTGAGATGCTCTCCAACCGGCCCATCTTCCCGGGCAAGCACTACCTGGACCAGCTCAACCACATTCTGG GTATCCTGGGCTCCCCCTCCCAGGAGGACCTGAATTGTATCATCAACATGAAGGCCCGAAACTACCTACAGTCTCTACCCTCCAAGACCAAGGTGGCCTGGGCCAAGCTTTTTCCCAAGTCGGACCCCAAAG CTCTTGACCTGCTGGACCGGATGTTGACCTTTAACCCCAACAAACGGATCACAGTGGAAGAAGCACTGGCTCACCCCTACCTGGAGCAGTACTACGACCCAACAGATGAGGTGGGCCAGCCACCAGCAGCAGGGCTGGCGGGTAGGTGGATGGGTGGGCATCCCTCAGTCCCTGTCCTGAGCCTCCCCACTTCTTTGCCACCCCAGCCAGTGGCCGAGGAACCTTTCACCTTCGACATGGAGCTGGATGATCTACCCAAGGAGCGGCTGAAGGAGCTCATCTTCCAGGAGACAGCCCGCTTCCAGCCTGGGGTGCTGGAGGCCCCCTAA
- the GDPD3 gene encoding lysophospholipase D GDPD3 isoform X1 produces MSPLLYYALPALSSYVMLSIFFLRRPRLLHTPWVSAFCPRLGAHRGGSGERLENTMEAMENAMAQKADLLELDCQLTRDGVVVVSHDKNLYRQSGVNRDVGSLDFEELPLYKEELEVYFSPGHFAHGSDRHMVRLEDVFRRFPWTPMSLEVKEQNEELIRKIAGLVRHYERDEITIWASEKSSVMKKCKAANPEMPTAFTISRGFWVLLLYYLGLLPFISIPERFLISFLPTIINRTYFPFSCSGLNQLAAVVSKWLIMRKSLIQHLEQRGVQVVFWCLNEESDFEVAFRLGATGVITDYPTALRRYLDHHGPPALAS; encoded by the exons ATGAGCCCTCTGCTGTACTACGCCCTTCCCGCCCTGAGCAGCTATGTCATGCTCTCCATCTTCTTCCTGCGCCGGCCTCGCCTGCTGCATACGCCATGGGTTTCAGCCTTCTGTCCCCGCCTGGGGGCCCACCGGGGAG GATCTGGAGAGCGCCTGGAGAACACCATGGAGGCCATGGAGAA CGCCATGGCCCAGAAAGCCGACCTCCTGGAGCTCGACTGCCAGCTGACTCGGGATGGCGTGGTGGTGGTGTCACACGACAAGAACCTGTACCGCCAGTCAGGCGTGAATAGGGATGTGGGCAGCCTGGACTTTGAG GAGCTGCCCCTCTACAAGGAAGAGCTGGAGGTTTACTTCTCGCCGG GCCACTTTGCACACGGGTCAGACAGGCACATGGTGCGTCTGGAGGACGTGTTCCGGAGGTTCCCGTGGACGCCCATGAGCTTGGAAGTCAAAGAGCAAAATGAAGAGCTCATTCGCAAG ataGCGGGCCTGGTGAGGCACTATGAACGCGATGAAATCACCATCTGGGCCTCGGAGAAGAGCTCAGTCATGAAGAAGTGCAAGGCCGCT AACCCCGAGATGCCCACCGCCTTCACAATAAGCCGAGGATTCTGGGTGCTGCTGCTCTATTACCTGGGGCTGCTGCCCTTCATCTCGATCCCTGAGAGGTTCCTCATCTCTTTCCTGCCCACCATCATCAACAG GACCTACTTCCCATTTTCCTGCTCTGGGCTGAATCAGCTGGCGGCTGTGGTTTCCAAATG GCTTATCATGAGGAAAAGTCTGATCCAACACCTGGAGCAGCGAGGGGTGCAG GTGGTATTTTGGTGCCTTAACGAAGAGTCAGATTTTGAAGTGGCCTTCCGCCTGGGGGCCACTGGCGTCATAACTGACTACCCGACAGCCCTGAGGCGCTACCTGGACCACCATGGACCACCTGCCCTGGCCTCCTAA
- the TBX6 gene encoding T-box transcription factor TBX6, whose translation MYHPRELYPSLGTGYRLGPPQPGADSSFPPALAEGYRYPDLDTPKLDCFLSGIEAAPRTLAAPPPLPPLPPTLGTEPPPPAPEGLHPLPGVSLSLENRELWKEFNSVGTEMIITKAGRRMFPACRVSVTGLDPEARYLFLLDVVPVDGARYRWQGRRWEPSGKAEPRLPDRVYIHPDSPATGAHWMRQPVSFHRVKLTNSTLDPHGHLILHSMHKYQPRIHLVRAAQLCSQHWGGVASFRFPETMFISVTAYQNPRITQLKIAANPFAKGFRENGRNCKRERDARVKRKLRGPEPVATATYGSGDAPGGPCDSTLGGDVRESDPEQAPAPGEAAPAPAPPCGGPSAEAYLLHPAAFHGAPGHLPTRNPSFPEAPDSGRPAPYSAAFLELQPGPAGSGYPAAAPSASFASHFLQGGPFPLPYPGPGAYLDVGSKPMY comes from the exons ATGTACCATCCACGAGAGTTGTACCCCTCCCTGGGGACCGGCTACCGCCTAGGGCCTCCCCAGCCCGGAGCAGATTCCAGCTTCCCGCCTGCCCTGGCAGAGGGCTACCGCTACCCCG ATCTGGACACTCCCAAACTGGATTGCTTCCTCTCCGGGATTGAGGCTGCTCCCCGAACTCTGGCCGCTCCTCCACCTCTACCCCCGCTGCCCCCAACCCTGGGCACTGAGCCGCCCCCTCCAGCCCCAGAGGGCCTTCATCCACTCCCTGGAGTCAGCCTGAGCCTGGAGAACCGGGAGTTGTGGAAAGAGTTCAACTCCGTGGGAACAGAGATGATCATCACCAAAGCTGGGAG GCGCATGTTCCCTGCTTGCCGAGTATCAGTCACTGGCCTGGACCCCGAGGCCCGCTACCTGTTTCTTCTGGATGTGGTTCCGGTGGATGGGGCTCGCTACCGCTGGCAGGGCCGGCGCTGGGAGCCCAGCGGCAAGGCAGAGCCCCGCCTGCCTGACCGCGTTTACATTCATCCTGACTCCCCTGCCACCGGTGCCCACTGGATGCggcagcctgtgtctttccatcGTGTCAAGCTCACCAACAGCACACTGGACCCCCATGGCCAC CTGATCTTGCACTCCATGCATAAGTATCAGCCCCGCATACACCTGGTGCGGGCCGCCCAGCTTTGCAGCCAACACTGGGGGGGCGTTGCCTCCTTCCGCTTCCCCGAGACCATGTTCATCTCCGTGACAGCCTACCAGAACCCACGG ATCACACAACTGAAGATTGCAGCCAACCCCTTCGCCAAGGGCTTCCGGGAGAATGGCAGAAACTGTAAGAG GGAGCGAGACGCCCGTGTGAAGAGGAAACTGCGGGGCCCAGAGCCAGTAGCCACAGCGACCTACGGGAGTGGAG ATGCACCAGGTGGTCCCTGTGACTCCACACTGGGTGGGGACGTTCGTGAGTCAGATCCAGAGCAGGCCCCAGCGCCCGGGGaagcagccccagccccagctcctccctgTGGTGGCCCCAGTGCTGAGGCCTACCTTCTGCACCCTGCAGCTTTCCACGGGGCCCCTGGTCACCTTCCAACCAG GAACCCCAGCTTCCCCGAGGCTCCAGACTCTGGGCGCCCAGCCCCCTACTCAGCCGCCTTCCTGGAGCTGCAGCCCGGGCCAGCAGGCTCAGGATACCCAGCAGCGGCACCCTCAGCGTCCTTTGCCTCGCACTTCCTCCAAGGGggccccttccctctgccctaCCCTGGGCCTGGGGCTTACCTGGATGTGGGCTCCAAACCAATGTACTGA
- the GDPD3 gene encoding lysophospholipase D GDPD3 isoform X4: MAQKADLLELDCQLTRDGVVVVSHDKNLYRQSGVNRDVGSLDFEELPLYKEELEVYFSPGHFAHGSDRHMVRLEDVFRRFPWTPMSLEVKEQNEELIRKIAGLVRHYERDEITIWASEKSSVMKKCKAANPEMPTAFTISRGFWVLLLYYLGLLPFISIPERFLISFLPTIINRTYFPFSCSGLNQLAAVVSKWLIMRKSLIQHLEQRGVQVVFWCLNEESDFEVAFRLGATGVITDYPTALRRYLDHHGPPALAS, from the exons ATGGCCCAGAAAGCCGACCTCCTGGAGCTCGACTGCCAGCTGACTCGGGATGGCGTGGTGGTGGTGTCACACGACAAGAACCTGTACCGCCAGTCAGGCGTGAATAGGGATGTGGGCAGCCTGGACTTTGAG GAGCTGCCCCTCTACAAGGAAGAGCTGGAGGTTTACTTCTCGCCGG GCCACTTTGCACACGGGTCAGACAGGCACATGGTGCGTCTGGAGGACGTGTTCCGGAGGTTCCCGTGGACGCCCATGAGCTTGGAAGTCAAAGAGCAAAATGAAGAGCTCATTCGCAAG ataGCGGGCCTGGTGAGGCACTATGAACGCGATGAAATCACCATCTGGGCCTCGGAGAAGAGCTCAGTCATGAAGAAGTGCAAGGCCGCT AACCCCGAGATGCCCACCGCCTTCACAATAAGCCGAGGATTCTGGGTGCTGCTGCTCTATTACCTGGGGCTGCTGCCCTTCATCTCGATCCCTGAGAGGTTCCTCATCTCTTTCCTGCCCACCATCATCAACAG GACCTACTTCCCATTTTCCTGCTCTGGGCTGAATCAGCTGGCGGCTGTGGTTTCCAAATG GCTTATCATGAGGAAAAGTCTGATCCAACACCTGGAGCAGCGAGGGGTGCAG GTGGTATTTTGGTGCCTTAACGAAGAGTCAGATTTTGAAGTGGCCTTCCGCCTGGGGGCCACTGGCGTCATAACTGACTACCCGACAGCCCTGAGGCGCTACCTGGACCACCATGGACCACCTGCCCTGGCCTCCTAA
- the MAPK3 gene encoding mitogen-activated protein kinase 3 isoform X2, with the protein MAAAAAAQGGGGGEPRGTDGVGPGVPGEVEIVKGQPFDVGPRYTQLQYIGEGAYGMVSSAYDHVRKTRVAIKKISPFEHQTYCQRTLREIQILLRFRHENVIGIRDILRAPTLEAMRDVYIVQDLMETDLYKLLKSQQLSNDHICYFLYQILRGLKYIHSANVLHRDLKPSNLLINTTCDLKICDFGLARIADPEHDHTGFLTEYVATRWYRAPEIMLNSKGYTKSIDIWSVGCILAEMLSNRPIFPGKHYLDQLNHILGILGSPSQEDLNCIINMKARNYLQSLPSKTKVAWAKLFPKSDPKALDLLDRMLTFNPNKRITVEEALAHPYLEQYYDPTDEPVAEEPFTFDMELDDLPKERLKELIFQETARFQPGVLEAP; encoded by the exons atggcggcggcggcggcggctcaggggggcgggggcggggagcccCGGGGAACTGATGGGGTCGGCCCGGGGGTCCCGGGGGAAGTAGAGATAGTAAAGGGGCAGCCGTTCGACGTGGGCCCGCGCTACACGCAGCTGCAGTACATCGGCGAGGGCGCGTATGGCATGGTCAG CTCAGCTTACGACCACGTGCGCAAGACTCGAGTGGCCATCAAGAAAATCAGCCCCTTTGAGCATCAGACCTACTGCCAGCGTACGTTGCGAGAGATCCAGATCTTGCTGCGCTTCCGCCATGAGAACGTCATCGGCATCCGAGACATTCTGCGGGCACCCACCCTGGAAGCCATGAGGGATGT CTACATTGTGCAAGACCTGATGGAGACAGACCTGTACAAGTTGCTTAAAAGCCAGCAGCTGAGCAACGACCACATCTGCTACTTCCTCTACCAAATCCTGCGGGGCCTCAAGTATATCCACTCCGCCAACGTGCTCCACCGGGATTTAAAGCCCTCCAACCTGCTCATCAACACCACCTGCGACCTTAAG ATCTGTGATTTTGGTCTTGCCCGGATCGCCGATCCTGAGCACGACCACACTGGCTTTCTGACGGAATACGTGGCCACACGCTGGTACCGGGCCCCAGAGATCATGCTTAACTCCAAG ggCTACACCAAGTCCATCGACATCTGGTCTGTGGGCTGCATTCTGGCTGAGATGCTCTCCAACCGGCCCATCTTCCCGGGCAAGCACTACCTGGACCAGCTCAACCACATTCTGG GTATCCTGGGCTCCCCCTCCCAGGAGGACCTGAATTGTATCATCAACATGAAGGCCCGAAACTACCTACAGTCTCTACCCTCCAAGACCAAGGTGGCCTGGGCCAAGCTTTTTCCCAAGTCGGACCCCAAAG CTCTTGACCTGCTGGACCGGATGTTGACCTTTAACCCCAACAAACGGATCACAGTGGAAGAAGCACTGGCTCACCCCTACCTGGAGCAGTACTACGACCCAACAGATGAG CCAGTGGCCGAGGAACCTTTCACCTTCGACATGGAGCTGGATGATCTACCCAAGGAGCGGCTGAAGGAGCTCATCTTCCAGGAGACAGCCCGCTTCCAGCCTGGGGTGCTGGAGGCCCCCTAA
- the GDPD3 gene encoding lysophospholipase D GDPD3 isoform X2, whose translation MSCSPSSSCAGLACCIRHGFQPSVPAWGPTGELPHTGSGERLENTMEAMENAMAQKADLLELDCQLTRDGVVVVSHDKNLYRQSGVNRDVGSLDFEELPLYKEELEVYFSPGHFAHGSDRHMVRLEDVFRRFPWTPMSLEVKEQNEELIRKIAGLVRHYERDEITIWASEKSSVMKKCKAANPEMPTAFTISRGFWVLLLYYLGLLPFISIPERFLISFLPTIINRTYFPFSCSGLNQLAAVVSKWLIMRKSLIQHLEQRGVQVVFWCLNEESDFEVAFRLGATGVITDYPTALRRYLDHHGPPALAS comes from the exons ATGTCATGCTCTCCATCTTCTTCCTGCGCCGGCCTCGCCTGCTGCATACGCCATGGGTTTCAGCCTTCTGTCCCCGCCTGGGGGCCCACCGGGGAG CTGCCCCACACAGGATCTGGAGAGCGCCTGGAGAACACCATGGAGGCCATGGAGAA CGCCATGGCCCAGAAAGCCGACCTCCTGGAGCTCGACTGCCAGCTGACTCGGGATGGCGTGGTGGTGGTGTCACACGACAAGAACCTGTACCGCCAGTCAGGCGTGAATAGGGATGTGGGCAGCCTGGACTTTGAG GAGCTGCCCCTCTACAAGGAAGAGCTGGAGGTTTACTTCTCGCCGG GCCACTTTGCACACGGGTCAGACAGGCACATGGTGCGTCTGGAGGACGTGTTCCGGAGGTTCCCGTGGACGCCCATGAGCTTGGAAGTCAAAGAGCAAAATGAAGAGCTCATTCGCAAG ataGCGGGCCTGGTGAGGCACTATGAACGCGATGAAATCACCATCTGGGCCTCGGAGAAGAGCTCAGTCATGAAGAAGTGCAAGGCCGCT AACCCCGAGATGCCCACCGCCTTCACAATAAGCCGAGGATTCTGGGTGCTGCTGCTCTATTACCTGGGGCTGCTGCCCTTCATCTCGATCCCTGAGAGGTTCCTCATCTCTTTCCTGCCCACCATCATCAACAG GACCTACTTCCCATTTTCCTGCTCTGGGCTGAATCAGCTGGCGGCTGTGGTTTCCAAATG GCTTATCATGAGGAAAAGTCTGATCCAACACCTGGAGCAGCGAGGGGTGCAG GTGGTATTTTGGTGCCTTAACGAAGAGTCAGATTTTGAAGTGGCCTTCCGCCTGGGGGCCACTGGCGTCATAACTGACTACCCGACAGCCCTGAGGCGCTACCTGGACCACCATGGACCACCTGCCCTGGCCTCCTAA